One window of Marinomonas primoryensis genomic DNA carries:
- a CDS encoding ribokinase — protein MTIYNFGSINLDHLYQLDHFVRPGETMASNSYQCLLGGKGANQSVALAKAGARVKHVGAIHYNDQAIIKQLESLGVDTALIEKIDVPTGHAIIQLNKEAENSIILYQGANHALTEEQVDQVLSQAAAGDWVLLQNETNLIEYTMRKAQEHGVKVAFNPAPMDAELTKKVLGFVDLLIVNEVEAMDLIGTSDIDSTIAAFPKAYPELAVLITLGKAGVCYFSGKESAGKEKLFVKAFSVKAVDTTAAGDTFIGFCLASLMNGDDITQSITRACAASAICVTRLGAASSIPTQDEVTAFLAKNS, from the coding sequence TTTGGTTCGATTAACCTCGACCACCTTTATCAGCTTGATCATTTTGTTCGACCAGGCGAAACCATGGCCTCTAATAGCTATCAGTGCTTATTGGGCGGAAAAGGTGCAAATCAATCTGTCGCACTAGCGAAAGCGGGTGCCAGAGTGAAGCATGTAGGCGCTATTCACTATAATGATCAAGCCATTATTAAGCAGTTAGAGTCACTTGGTGTGGATACTGCTTTAATAGAGAAAATTGATGTGCCGACGGGGCACGCTATTATTCAATTAAATAAAGAAGCCGAAAATTCGATTATCTTGTATCAAGGTGCAAATCACGCGCTGACAGAAGAACAAGTAGATCAAGTGTTATCTCAGGCAGCGGCTGGAGATTGGGTTTTATTGCAAAATGAAACCAATCTTATCGAATATACGATGCGCAAGGCGCAAGAGCATGGTGTTAAAGTGGCGTTTAACCCGGCACCGATGGACGCTGAATTAACCAAAAAAGTATTAGGTTTCGTTGATTTATTAATCGTGAACGAAGTGGAGGCGATGGATTTAATTGGTACATCTGATATTGACAGTACCATTGCTGCTTTTCCTAAGGCCTATCCTGAGCTTGCTGTATTGATAACACTGGGTAAAGCTGGTGTATGCTACTTTTCCGGAAAAGAGAGTGCTGGAAAAGAGAAACTATTCGTTAAAGCATTTTCAGTTAAAGCCGTTGATACGACGGCCGCTGGAGATACCTTTATTGGTTTTTGTTTGGCTTCACTAATGAATGGCGATGACATCACGCAGTCAATCACTCGAGCTTGTGCCGCTTCAGCTATTTGCGTTACTCGTTTGGGCGCAGCGTCTTCTATCCCAACACAAGATGAAGTGACTGCCTTTCTTGCCAAAAATAGTTAG